CGACCGCGGGACGGACATCGTCTTCCGGCCGGGCGACCGCGAGTGGCGCCAGGACACCGGTATCGTCCACGAACCCGGCGAGATGTCGAACCTCCCGGCCGGCGAGGTGTTCATGAGCCCCGAGACCGCCGACGGCACCTTCGTCGTCGACGGGACGATGATGCCCCACGGCCTGCTGGAGGAGGGCCACGTCCTCGAGTTCGAGGTCGAGGACGGCACCGTCACCGAGGTCTCCGACGACGGCGTGCGCGAGGAACTCGAGGCCGCCGCGGAACAGGTGGGCCAGGACGCCTACAACCTCGCCGAACTCGGCATCGGCACGAACGTCGGCGTCACCGAACTGATCGGCTCGGTACTCCTGGACGAGAAGGCCGCCGGCACCGTCCACATCGCCATCGGGGACGACCACGCCATCGGCGGCGACGTGGAGGCACCGATCCACCTCGACGGCATCCTGCGGGATCCGACAGTGCTGGTCGACGGGGAGGAGATCGACCTGCCCTCGGGTGTCTGAACCGGGACCCCCCATCGAGGGCGGCCGCCCTGCTCAGCGCCGGTCAGCGACCTTTTACGTGCGCGTCGAGTACGAGCGGGTATGACTACCGAAGCCGGGGACAGGGTCGGTATCGCCTGTCCGTCCTGTTCGCCGCAGTTCGAGACGGTCCACGAGGTCCTGACGACCGGCGGTGGCGAGGCGACGCTGCGCTGTACCGAGTGCGAACACGTCCACAAGGAGAGCCTGCCCGAGGAGAAAAGCGCCCAGCTGGACGTCGTCATCTCCCAGGACGGCGAGTCCTTCTCCGCGCAGGTGGAGGCCCCAGCCGACGAGACGCTCGCGACCGGCGAGGAGTTCGTCGCCGAGACCGACGCCGCCGTGATGACCGTCCGGATCACCAGCCTGGAACTCGACGGGAAACGGGTCGAATCCGCGCCCGCGACCGACGTCGAGACCGTCTGGACCCGCGCGGTCGGGAACGTGTCCGTCAACGTGACCAAACACCCCAAGGACGGCCGCCGCGAGGCCACCGAGAGCACCAAGATCCAGGTGCCCGGCGACCACGAGTTCGTCGTCGGCCGGGTCGAGGAACTGGGCGACCTCGAGTTCACCGTCGAGGGGATCCACGTCCGCGACGACGCCTCCGGCTACGAGTTCGACAAGCTCGACTACGAGGGCGACACCGTCGCCGCGAAGGACGTCAAGCGCCTCTACGTCCGGGACGAGACCTCGACCGCCTGGTCGGCCTGGTAGCATGAACTGGGCGGAGCGGCGCGAGAGCATGGTCGACCGCCTCGAATCGACGGGCCGGGTCGACGACCCCGCGACGCTCGACGCTATGCGGGCAGTGCCCCGCCACGAGTTCGTCCCGGAAGCCGAGCGCGACGCCGCCTACGCCGACCGACCCCTTCCGATCGGCGACGGCCAGACCATCAGCGCGCCCCACATGGTCGCGATCATGACCGAACTGCTGGACCTCCAGGCGGGCGACGACGTGCTGGAGGTGGGCACCGGCTGTGGCTACCACGCGGCCGTCACCGCCGAACTCGTCGGCCCCGAGCACGTCTACTCCGTCGAGTACCACGACTCCCTTGCCGAGCAGGCCCGGGAGCGCTTCGAGCGCCTCGGCTACGTCGGGATTTCCGTCCGCGTCGGCGACGGCAAGCAGGGGTGGCCCGACCACGCGCCCTACGACCGGGCGTACCTGACCTGCGCCGCGCCCGATTTTCCGCAGGCCGTCGTCGAGCAGGTCCGAACCGGCGGTCTCCTGCTCGGGCCGCTCGGTCGGGGCCGCCAGACCCTCGTCCGCGCCCGAAAGCGGGAGGACGGCTCGCTCGACCGCACGGACCACGGCGGCGTGCGGTTCGTGGAGATGCAGTGAGCCGACAGGTTGGCGGCGTGACCTGCGCCGGTGGCGACAGGCGCGCCATTCAATAGCCTGCACACGAACCGGCCTACAATGGACCCCGTGGTACTGCGCGACGACATGGTCGACAGCCTCGAACACGAGAGCAAGGGCTGCGTCCACAGCGACTCCATCAGCGTGGCGATGCGCGACGTGCCGCGCCACGAGTTCGTCGCCGACGAGCGTTCTGCGTACGCCGACCGCCCCTTCGAGCGGTTCGGGACGCGCGTGCTCGCCCCCAGCACCGCCGCCCGCCTGCTGGAGGCGCTCGACCCCCAGCCCGACGACTCCGTCCTCGTGGTCGGGGCCGGCGTCGGCTACACGGCCGCGGTCGTCGCCGAGATCGTCGGCGACCGCAACGTCCACGCCATCGACATCACCCGCCGGGTCGTCTACGAGGCCCGCGAGAACCTCGCCCGCGCCGGCTACGGCGGCGTCCTCGTCGACTGCCGGGACGGCGTCGACGGCCTCCCCGAGTACGCCCCCTACGACCGCATCCTGCTCGAAGCCGCCGCCGTCTCGCCGCCGCGCGCGCTCGTCGACCAGCTGGCCGAGGGCGGCCGCCTGGTGATGCCCCTGGGAACCAGCGAGCAGACCCTCGTCTGCGTGGAGGACGGCGAGGTGGTGACACGACTCGGCGGCGTCGCCTTCGGGCCGATGCTCGTCGAGGGCGAGCAGGCCGACACGCCCGAGCGAAACCGGACCCGCCGCGAGGACCGCGAGTACGAGCGACGGGACGCCCGCCGGCGCCGGGGCTGGGAGCAGTCCTGGATCGACTGGGACGAGGCTGCCGACGCCGAGCGCTCCCACGAGGACTGACTCCCCCGATCCCCCTCAGTCGCCGACCACCAGGATCTCCGTGTTCCGCCGCTCGTCCGTGTACTCCCCGCCTGCGGGCGGCTTGATGTCCAGCGTGATCGTCCCCTCGCGCTGGTTCGGCCCGAGGCTCGGGTCGAGCGAGAGCGTGGCCGTGCCGTTCGGCCCGGTCCTCGCCGGCTGAATCTCCGACAGCGTCGCGGTCCCGTCCTTGGCGACGACGGTCGCGTTCGACACGGGCTCGCCCGCCGGCGTGACGACGGTGACCGCGACCTCGCCGCCGCTCTCGGCGATCACTTCTGGTTGGGGTTTCGCGTCCAGTTCGGTCACGCCGAGGGCGTTCAGCCCGCCGAGCGTGTTCATCATGACGCTCAGGCTCGCCACGCCAACGACCAGGGCGATGACGAGTCGCACGGGGAGTCCTTCGATCGCTCGCTCGTCGCCGGTGAATCGCTCGAACATGGATCGGGCTGGTCCCGGTATCTGTCTTAAACGCTCGCCCGACGATCGAGTTGCTGCCGGTGCCGGGAGCCACGGGTCGCCCGAAACTTATCGGGATCCCCCGCCATGGCCCCGGTATGCGATTCCAGTTGACGGAGTCACAGCGTGGCCTGCGGGACGAGGTCCGTGCGTTCGTCCGCGATGAGATCGAGCCCGTCGCTTCGGACCTCGATCAGACCGAGACCTACCCCGAAGATATCCTCGACGAACTCGGTGAGATGGGGATCACCGGCCTCACGCTCCCCGAGGAACTGGGCGGCCGGGGCGAGGGACTGGTCGAACTCGTGATCGCGACCGAGGAACTGGCCGCGGCGCAGATGGCCCTCGCCAGCGCGGTGGCGCTCAACCTCGGCGTCGCCACCGTGATCGAGCGCTTCGGAACCGACGAGCAGCGCGAGCAGTACGTCCCCGAGATGGCGCGGTTCGAGACGGTCGGCGCGCTGGGGCTCAGCGAAGCCGACGCCGGCAGCGACAAACTGGCCATGGAGACGACCGCCGATCGCGAGGGGGACGAGTGGGTCCTGAACGGCCACAAGCAGTGGGTGACGAACTTCCCGCACGCCGACGTGGTGCTCACGTACGCCAAGACGGGGCCGGAATCAGCGAGCCCCCACAACGTCAGCGCGTTCCTCGTCCCGACAGCGGAGTTCGAAGTCGACCGCGACTGGGAGACCCTCGGGGCGCGGAGCGTGTCCTCGCCGCGCGTCACGCTCTCGGACGTTCGCGTGCCCGACGACGCCATGGTCGGCGACGAAGGCGAGGCGTACGTCCAGCGCGGGACGGTCCACACCGGCGTGAACGTCCCGGCTCGCGCCGTGGGGATCGCCCGCGCGGCGCTCGAAGACACCGTCGCCTACACCGCCGAACGCGAGCAGTTCGACCGGGCCATCGGTGACTTCCAGGGCGTCCGCTGGCGGCTGGGCGAGATGGCCGATCGCGTGGAATCGAGCCGGTTGCTCACCCTCCGTGCGGCCGACCGCGCCGACCGCGGCCGCTCGGTCGACCGCGCCTTCGCCATGGCGAAGGTCCACGCCACCGAGGCCGCGGTGGAGAACGCCAACGAGGCGATGCGGCTCCACGGCGGCGTCGGCTACACGCGCGAACACGACGTCGAACGCTACCTCCGCGACGCGCGATTGCTGACCATCGCCGGCGGCCCCAACGAGGGCCACCGTGACGCGCTGGCCGACGCCGTCGTCGACGACTACGGAACCGAAAACGCCGAGTAGCCCCTCCGAGACGCCTGGAGTAGATGGGAGACGGAGAAGCAACGGCAGCGGACGCCGACGGGTCGATCCACTGGCTGGCCCGCGCCGAACCGCTGGTCCTGATCGCCGTGGGCGGGTTCGTCGGCGCGGTCCTCCGGCACGCCGTGTCTCTGTCGCTCCCCGCCACCACCCTACCCTGGGGGACCCTCGCCGCCAACGTCGCCGGGAGTTTCGCACTGGGCGTCCTGCTGTACGAGCGCCACCTCGCGAACGCCCTGAGCCTCGAAACGCGGCTGGTCGTCGGAACCGGCTTCCTCGGCTCCTTTACCACCTACAGCACCTTCGCCGTCGAGACCGCGGGACTCGAACCCCAGTTGCTCGTCGCCAACGTCGCGGCCAACTACGCGCTGGGCTTCCTCGCCGTCCTCGCGGGCCGATCCGTCGCCCGGGTGATGTCCGCGTGACCGACCCGTACTTGCTGGTGGGGGCGGGCGGCGTCGTCGGCGCGCTGGCGCGCCACCTCGCTGGCGAGCGGATCGAGCAGGGCACGCTCGACACCCTCGCCGTCAACGTCCTCGGGAGCCTCTTTCTAGGGTTCCTCGTCGCGGTCCCGGTCGACGAGACGCTCCTGTTGCTCGTCGGAACCGGGTTCTGCGGCGCGTTCACGACCTTCTCGACGTTCGCCTTCGAGACGGTCCGGTTGTACGAGACGGGCGAGCGACGCCGGGCCGCAGCCGTCGCCGTCCTGAACCTCGTCGGGGCGCTGGCGGCCGTCGCGCTGGGGACGGCGATCGCCTCAATGGTCACCTGAGCGGACTGCCAGATGCCAAAGCTATACCTGCCGCCCGGTCGCCCGTACGTCCATGCGACTCGCCAGTTTCGCGGTGGCGACGCCCGTCGGTCCGGTCCGCCGGGTGGGCGTCGTCGACGAGGGGGAACTGCTGGACGTGACCGCCGGTTACGCGCAC
Above is a genomic segment from Halorientalis sp. LT38 containing:
- a CDS encoding aminopeptidase is translated as MTQPRLRAPAETAVRKCMRLQSDESCLIVTDHERQPIGEALYEVANERTDDASIIRYPPGEQHGAEPPAAVAAAMQAPDVVLVPTKKSLTHTKARSDATAAGARVATLPGITEEVFVTGLDADYSEIKRHCEDLYAQVRGATNVRVRTDRGTDIVFRPGDREWRQDTGIVHEPGEMSNLPAGEVFMSPETADGTFVVDGTMMPHGLLEEGHVLEFEVEDGTVTEVSDDGVREELEAAAEQVGQDAYNLAELGIGTNVGVTELIGSVLLDEKAAGTVHIAIGDDHAIGGDVEAPIHLDGILRDPTVLVDGEEIDLPSGV
- a CDS encoding HVO_0476 family zinc finger protein; this encodes MTTEAGDRVGIACPSCSPQFETVHEVLTTGGGEATLRCTECEHVHKESLPEEKSAQLDVVISQDGESFSAQVEAPADETLATGEEFVAETDAAVMTVRITSLELDGKRVESAPATDVETVWTRAVGNVSVNVTKHPKDGRREATESTKIQVPGDHEFVVGRVEELGDLEFTVEGIHVRDDASGYEFDKLDYEGDTVAAKDVKRLYVRDETSTAWSAW
- a CDS encoding protein-L-isoaspartate(D-aspartate) O-methyltransferase; its protein translation is MNWAERRESMVDRLESTGRVDDPATLDAMRAVPRHEFVPEAERDAAYADRPLPIGDGQTISAPHMVAIMTELLDLQAGDDVLEVGTGCGYHAAVTAELVGPEHVYSVEYHDSLAEQARERFERLGYVGISVRVGDGKQGWPDHAPYDRAYLTCAAPDFPQAVVEQVRTGGLLLGPLGRGRQTLVRARKREDGSLDRTDHGGVRFVEMQ
- a CDS encoding protein-L-isoaspartate O-methyltransferase family protein — protein: MDPVVLRDDMVDSLEHESKGCVHSDSISVAMRDVPRHEFVADERSAYADRPFERFGTRVLAPSTAARLLEALDPQPDDSVLVVGAGVGYTAAVVAEIVGDRNVHAIDITRRVVYEARENLARAGYGGVLVDCRDGVDGLPEYAPYDRILLEAAAVSPPRALVDQLAEGGRLVMPLGTSEQTLVCVEDGEVVTRLGGVAFGPMLVEGEQADTPERNRTRREDREYERRDARRRRGWEQSWIDWDEAADAERSHED
- a CDS encoding DUF7382 domain-containing protein; amino-acid sequence: MFERFTGDERAIEGLPVRLVIALVVGVASLSVMMNTLGGLNALGVTELDAKPQPEVIAESGGEVAVTVVTPAGEPVSNATVVAKDGTATLSEIQPARTGPNGTATLSLDPSLGPNQREGTITLDIKPPAGGEYTDERRNTEILVVGD
- a CDS encoding acyl-CoA dehydrogenase family protein gives rise to the protein MRFQLTESQRGLRDEVRAFVRDEIEPVASDLDQTETYPEDILDELGEMGITGLTLPEELGGRGEGLVELVIATEELAAAQMALASAVALNLGVATVIERFGTDEQREQYVPEMARFETVGALGLSEADAGSDKLAMETTADREGDEWVLNGHKQWVTNFPHADVVLTYAKTGPESASPHNVSAFLVPTAEFEVDRDWETLGARSVSSPRVTLSDVRVPDDAMVGDEGEAYVQRGTVHTGVNVPARAVGIARAALEDTVAYTAEREQFDRAIGDFQGVRWRLGEMADRVESSRLLTLRAADRADRGRSVDRAFAMAKVHATEAAVENANEAMRLHGGVGYTREHDVERYLRDARLLTIAGGPNEGHRDALADAVVDDYGTENAE
- a CDS encoding fluoride efflux transporter FluC, which codes for MGDGEATAADADGSIHWLARAEPLVLIAVGGFVGAVLRHAVSLSLPATTLPWGTLAANVAGSFALGVLLYERHLANALSLETRLVVGTGFLGSFTTYSTFAVETAGLEPQLLVANVAANYALGFLAVLAGRSVARVMSA
- a CDS encoding fluoride efflux transporter FluC — its product is MTDPYLLVGAGGVVGALARHLAGERIEQGTLDTLAVNVLGSLFLGFLVAVPVDETLLLLVGTGFCGAFTTFSTFAFETVRLYETGERRRAAAVAVLNLVGALAAVALGTAIASMVT